A stretch of the Planctomycetota bacterium genome encodes the following:
- a CDS encoding gamma-glutamyltransferase family protein yields the protein MPVLARNCVATSQPLAAQAGLEMLRIGGNAADAAVATAAALTVVEPTANGIGGDNFALLWMKDGNGNARLHGLNASGRAPKGLKRSDYEGLESIPLYGWEAVTTPGAVSGWVAVNDRFGALPLERVLEPAIRYAREGYLVSPGVAAGWGSSARRYRGAAKFGGWQQTFAPGGRAPRPGQLATLPGHARALELIASTKGRAFYEGEIAQAIEAAAREHGGALRAQDLADHQADWVDPIAIDYRGWRLHEIPPNGQGLTALLALGIARHFDLAGMDVDSAAWLHLQIEAMKLAFADAHRYIADPAHMDVDVASLLDAGYLEQRAKRVDPSKATLFDYGEPKPGGTVLLTTADADGNMVSFIQSNYTGFGSGMVVPEYGIALHNRGGNFTLEPGHPNEIGPGKRPYHTIIPGFVTMNSEPSMAFGVMGGFMQPQGHAQVVVRMVDHGQNPQAVLDAPRWQVDRQNRVLIEPGFDDAVYEQLESMGHRLAPRRGRSATFGRGQIIYRLEDGYVAASDLRADGQAVGY from the coding sequence ATGCCCGTGCTGGCGCGCAATTGCGTGGCGACCAGCCAGCCGCTGGCGGCGCAGGCCGGCCTCGAGATGCTCCGCATCGGGGGCAACGCCGCGGACGCCGCCGTGGCAACCGCGGCCGCTCTCACCGTCGTCGAGCCCACGGCCAACGGCATCGGCGGCGACAACTTCGCGCTCCTGTGGATGAAGGACGGCAACGGCAACGCCAGGCTGCACGGCCTCAATGCCTCGGGCCGCGCACCGAAGGGGCTGAAGCGATCGGACTACGAGGGTCTGGAGAGCATCCCGCTCTACGGCTGGGAGGCGGTGACCACGCCCGGCGCCGTCTCGGGCTGGGTGGCCGTGAATGACAGGTTCGGCGCGCTCCCGCTCGAGCGTGTGCTCGAGCCGGCCATCCGCTACGCGAGGGAGGGCTATCTCGTCTCGCCCGGCGTCGCCGCGGGGTGGGGTTCCTCGGCGCGGCGGTACCGCGGCGCGGCGAAGTTCGGGGGCTGGCAGCAGACCTTCGCCCCCGGCGGCCGCGCCCCCAGGCCCGGCCAGCTCGCCACGCTGCCGGGGCACGCCCGTGCGCTCGAACTCATCGCCAGCACCAAGGGCCGAGCCTTCTACGAGGGCGAGATCGCGCAGGCGATCGAGGCGGCCGCCCGCGAGCACGGCGGTGCGTTACGAGCGCAGGACCTCGCGGACCATCAGGCCGACTGGGTCGACCCCATCGCGATCGACTATCGCGGCTGGCGCTTGCACGAGATCCCGCCGAACGGCCAGGGCCTGACGGCGCTGCTCGCGCTCGGCATCGCACGGCACTTCGACCTGGCGGGCATGGACGTCGACAGCGCCGCGTGGCTGCACCTGCAGATCGAGGCGATGAAGCTGGCCTTCGCCGATGCGCACCGCTACATCGCCGATCCGGCGCACATGGACGTCGATGTGGCGTCGCTGCTCGACGCGGGCTATCTCGAGCAGCGCGCCAAGCGTGTCGATCCCAGCAAGGCGACGCTGTTCGACTACGGCGAGCCCAAGCCCGGCGGCACCGTGCTGCTGACGACCGCCGACGCCGACGGCAACATGGTCAGCTTCATCCAGAGCAACTACACGGGCTTCGGCTCGGGCATGGTCGTTCCCGAGTACGGCATCGCGCTGCACAACCGCGGTGGCAACTTCACGCTCGAGCCGGGCCATCCCAATGAGATCGGCCCCGGCAAGCGGCCATACCACACCATCATCCCGGGCTTCGTCACCATGAACAGTGAGCCGAGCATGGCCTTCGGCGTCATGGGCGGCTTCATGCAGCCCCAGGGGCACGCCCAGGTCGTCGTGCGGATGGTCGACCACGGGCAGAACCCCCAGGCCGTGCTCGACGCGCCCCGCTGGCAGGTCGACCGCCAGAACCGCGTGCTCATCGAGCCGGGCTTCGACGACGCGGTGTACGAGCAGCTGGAATCGATGGGCCACCGGCTGGCGCCCCGCCGCGGCCGCAGCGCCACGTTCGGGCGGGGCCAGATCATCTACCGCCTGGAGGATGGCTACGTCGCCGCGAGCGACCTGCGTGCGGACGGCCAGGCGGTGGGGTACTAG
- a CDS encoding MauE/DoxX family redox-associated membrane protein — protein MRTHEASIRGMHCGGCATRIRDAVETLPGVRSVRVDPEAGSAVIVADDALERDAVDRAVAGAGAYAITELREVDEPREPSAAGDQAAAAEPAESLYPLFLIVGYIAGATVLIAGATGAWSIEAMMRHFMAGFFLVFSFFKLLDLRGFASAYRRYDIPATYVPAWAYAYPFVELGLGIAYLLAFAPVATNIATLVLMLVGAAGVLRALRGGRRIRCACLGTALNLPMTTVTLIEDLTMAAMAAAMLALA, from the coding sequence TTGAGGACGCACGAGGCTTCGATCCGCGGCATGCACTGCGGCGGCTGCGCGACGAGGATCCGCGACGCCGTCGAGACGCTACCGGGCGTCCGGAGCGTGCGGGTGGACCCCGAGGCCGGCAGCGCGGTCATCGTGGCGGACGATGCGCTCGAGCGCGATGCGGTCGACCGGGCCGTCGCTGGGGCCGGTGCGTACGCAATCACCGAGCTGCGGGAGGTCGATGAACCCCGCGAGCCATCGGCGGCCGGCGACCAAGCCGCGGCCGCCGAGCCGGCCGAGAGCCTGTACCCGCTCTTCCTGATCGTCGGCTACATCGCTGGCGCCACCGTGCTCATCGCCGGCGCCACCGGTGCGTGGTCGATCGAGGCGATGATGCGGCACTTCATGGCGGGCTTCTTCCTGGTGTTCTCGTTCTTCAAGCTGCTCGATCTGCGCGGCTTCGCGTCCGCCTACCGGCGGTACGACATACCGGCGACGTACGTGCCCGCGTGGGCATACGCGTATCCGTTCGTCGAGCTGGGGCTCGGCATCGCCTACCTGCTGGCGTTCGCGCCGGTCGCGACCAACATCGCCACGCTCGTGCTGATGCTTGTGGGCGCGGCCGGCGTGCTGCGGGCGCTGCGGGGCGGCCGCCGCATCCGCTGCGCGTGCCTCGGCACGGCGCTCAACCTGCCGATGACCACGGTGACGCTCATCGAGGACCTGACCATGGCGGCCATGGCGGCGGCGATGCTCGCCCTGGCGTAG